The following proteins are co-located in the Verrucomicrobiia bacterium genome:
- the purU gene encoding formyltetrahydrofolate deformylase, with the protein MKPHVLLVECDDRPGLVHGITGVLFRSGVNVVGNQEFVDRTARRFFMRTEFDGAVDEAALVPELRAQLPEGAMLHLSRLAPKRVVVLASKEHHCLADILVRHAFHELNAHVLAVISNHPVLEPLVRKFELPFHCLPHTGLPREVHDAAVLTQVQQYRPDLVVLAKYMRVLSPRFVALHPARLLNIHHSFLPAFAGARPYHQAFERGVKVIGATAHFVTDDLDAGPIIVQQVVPVDHTHTAEALVQSGRDVEQMVLARALRLVLEERVFLCGNRTVIFD; encoded by the coding sequence GTGAAGCCGCACGTGCTCCTTGTCGAATGCGACGACCGTCCCGGCCTGGTCCACGGGATCACCGGGGTGCTGTTCCGGTCCGGCGTCAACGTGGTGGGCAACCAGGAGTTTGTGGACCGCACCGCGCGCCGCTTCTTCATGCGCACGGAATTCGACGGTGCCGTGGACGAGGCGGCGCTGGTGCCGGAGTTGAGGGCGCAGCTCCCGGAAGGCGCGATGCTTCACCTGTCGCGGCTCGCGCCCAAAAGGGTCGTCGTGCTGGCCTCGAAGGAACATCACTGCCTCGCCGACATCCTGGTCCGGCATGCGTTCCACGAGCTCAATGCCCATGTGCTGGCCGTGATCAGCAATCACCCGGTGCTGGAGCCGCTGGTGCGCAAGTTCGAACTCCCCTTCCACTGCCTGCCGCACACCGGCCTTCCCCGGGAGGTCCATGATGCCGCCGTGCTCACCCAAGTGCAGCAGTACCGTCCGGATCTCGTCGTCCTCGCGAAATACATGCGGGTGCTCAGTCCCCGCTTTGTCGCGCTGCACCCCGCGCGGCTGCTCAACATCCATCACAGCTTTCTTCCGGCCTTTGCGGGGGCGCGTCCGTATCACCAGGCCTTTGAGCGCGGGGTCAAGGTCATCGGCGCGACCGCGCACTTCGTCACCGACGACCTCGACGCCGGCCCGATCATCGTCCAGCAGGTCGTGCCCGTGGACCACACCCATACCGCCGAGGCCCTCGTCCAGTCCGGCCGCGACGTGGAGCAGATGGTCCTCGCCCGCGCCCTCCGCCTGGTCCTGGAGGAACGCGTCTTCCTCTGCGGCAACCGCACGGTGATCTTCGACTAG
- a CDS encoding AAA family ATPase, which translates to MSQRSRNLPGDAAVIRQERLLPFLLDPRSYPHRPRSVTLIQTHGAFVFVAPPFVYKVKKAVNFGFLNFSTLQRRRHCCEREVVLNRRLTSDLYLGVLPITEKGGRFAWDGDGRVVEVAIQMRRLAPAYFLDRRLDRGAVTPADLERVAARMAAFYRTQAPGARVSRAGGADQVRRLTDGNFQHMRQFAGRTLPDASLQALEAYTARAFQRLARAFEARVREGHVVDGHGDLHLEHIHLTPRTLNIYDCIEFNDRFRQLDVAADIAFLAMDLDFRGRPDLARLVSERVSQALNDPGLLRMLDFYKCYRACVRGKVESLRSVAHAAPHGERTDAAVRARDYFRLALRYAVSGSSPMVLVVLGPPATGKSTVAAALARELGWDRLVSDRLRKELAGVPLHHRGSSAERRQLYSRARTEATYEALIVAAVTEAARGQSVILDATFSARRHRETLRKRCAGAGADCCFIELWAPATILRARLEARARAPGEVSDARLEDLSTVLRRYHPPSELPSRDRIRIGTSRPSDAVLARILTALARRQAGRGSSRR; encoded by the coding sequence ATGAGCCAGCGGTCCAGAAATCTCCCGGGCGATGCCGCAGTGATCCGGCAGGAACGCTTGCTGCCGTTTCTCCTCGATCCCCGTTCTTATCCGCATCGCCCTCGATCCGTGACGCTGATCCAGACGCACGGGGCGTTCGTCTTCGTGGCGCCGCCATTCGTGTACAAGGTGAAGAAGGCGGTGAACTTCGGCTTTCTCAACTTCTCAACGCTCCAACGGCGGCGGCATTGCTGCGAGCGGGAAGTCGTCCTGAACCGCCGGCTGACCTCGGACCTGTACCTCGGCGTGCTCCCCATCACCGAAAAGGGGGGGCGGTTTGCATGGGACGGCGACGGCCGCGTGGTGGAGGTGGCCATCCAGATGCGCCGGCTGGCGCCCGCCTATTTCCTGGATCGCCGGCTCGACCGTGGCGCCGTGACCCCGGCGGACCTTGAGCGCGTGGCGGCCCGCATGGCGGCGTTCTATCGGACGCAGGCGCCGGGGGCGCGCGTGTCTCGAGCCGGCGGGGCGGATCAGGTGCGGCGGCTGACCGACGGCAATTTCCAGCACATGCGCCAGTTCGCCGGACGCACGCTCCCGGACGCGTCCCTGCAGGCCCTTGAGGCGTACACCGCGCGGGCCTTCCAGCGCCTGGCCCGCGCCTTCGAGGCGCGGGTGCGCGAGGGCCATGTGGTGGACGGGCATGGCGACCTGCATCTGGAGCACATCCATCTGACGCCCCGCACGCTCAACATTTACGACTGCATCGAGTTCAATGACCGCTTTCGCCAGCTGGATGTCGCTGCAGACATCGCCTTCCTGGCGATGGACCTCGACTTCCGGGGGCGTCCCGACCTGGCGCGGCTGGTATCCGAACGGGTGTCGCAGGCGCTCAACGATCCGGGCCTGCTCCGGATGCTCGACTTCTACAAATGCTACCGGGCCTGCGTCCGCGGCAAGGTGGAGAGCCTGCGCAGCGTCGCGCACGCCGCGCCGCACGGCGAGCGGACCGACGCCGCCGTTCGCGCCCGCGATTACTTCCGCCTGGCCCTTCGCTACGCCGTGTCGGGCTCGTCGCCGATGGTGCTGGTGGTGCTGGGCCCGCCGGCGACCGGCAAGAGCACGGTGGCCGCCGCGCTTGCGCGGGAACTCGGCTGGGACCGGCTGGTCTCCGACCGGCTGCGCAAGGAACTCGCCGGCGTGCCGCTGCACCATCGGGGCTCCAGTGCCGAGCGGAGGCAGCTGTATTCCCGGGCTCGAACGGAGGCCACCTATGAGGCGCTGATTGTCGCCGCGGTGACGGAGGCCGCCCGGGGGCAGTCGGTGATTCTCGATGCCACGTTTTCGGCACGCCGGCACCGGGAGACCCTCCGGAAGCGGTGCGCCGGGGCCGGAGCCGATTGCTGCTTCATCGAGTTGTGGGCGCCCGCGACGATCCTGCGCGCCCGCCTGGAGGCCCGGGCACGGGCGCCCGGAGAAGTGTCGGATGCCCGCCTCGAGGATCTCTCCACGGTGCTCCGGCGATACCATCCCCCGTCGGAACTGCCTTCCCGGGACCGGATCCGCATCGGGACCTCGCGGCCATCGGACGCCGTCCTCGCCCGGATCCTGACGGCCCTTGCGCGGCGTCAGGCCGGGCGGGGGTCGAGCAGGCGATAG
- a CDS encoding DUF4252 domain-containing protein, with translation MKSSRWTSAACMAGGLALTLNLIADPQSPGYVDLGAFSPPANGRQSVDVHLKGPLLGMAIRVAETQDPKVAEALRGLESVRVHVEEVSEGNRVELEERIRTLRVRLTSDGWEPIVNVQQDDQQVGVFLKPSGPETIAGVVVTVLAPKEQAVFVNVAGELNPEKIARLGQHFGIEPLKKLGQEAAPK, from the coding sequence ATGAAGTCTTCCCGATGGACCTCCGCGGCCTGCATGGCCGGCGGCCTCGCCCTCACCTTGAACCTGATTGCCGATCCGCAGTCGCCCGGGTACGTGGATCTCGGCGCCTTCAGTCCGCCGGCCAATGGGCGTCAGTCCGTGGACGTGCACTTGAAAGGACCGCTCCTCGGCATGGCCATCCGGGTTGCGGAAACCCAGGATCCCAAGGTTGCCGAGGCCCTGCGCGGACTGGAGTCCGTGCGGGTTCATGTCGAAGAGGTGTCCGAAGGCAATCGCGTCGAACTGGAGGAGCGGATTCGGACCCTGCGAGTGCGTCTGACCTCGGACGGCTGGGAACCCATCGTCAACGTTCAGCAGGACGACCAGCAGGTGGGCGTGTTCCTCAAGCCCTCGGGGCCGGAAACCATTGCCGGCGTGGTCGTGACCGTGCTGGCTCCGAAGGAGCAGGCGGTGTTCGTCAACGTGGCGGGCGAATTGAACCCTGAAAAGATCGCCCGGCTGGGACAGCACTTTGGCATCGAGCCCCTCAAGAAGCTCGGCCAGGAAGCCGCGCCGAAATGA
- a CDS encoding methionine synthase: MTSSPLRTSVVGSYPFPGWLELASAQLERFGPDDLAELQEDAVTAALHDQRAAGLDVVTDGEQTRLDFNLSFYGHLRGIDLESAPPRRWGPPAHDQRGRHRVVAPLEAPRGLGAVEEYRRLRRVAAAWGDPPGGGPTLKASVPGPYTLSGRLLPNPDLGYADRWALAEALLPIVRRELEGLVEEGCPEISVDEPSMSCYAHREDPRRFVDLFNRTVESVAGRTRVCTHLCFGNYKARAVGPRQLAPLFPAFLDFQCDEMHVEMASREFAELEVIGAIAGRCDVAVGVVDVKSYYVEAPDDIVRRVKRCLELAPADRLVFAPDCGLSQTARWAARRKLVHLVAGVREVRRELGIR; the protein is encoded by the coding sequence ATGACCTCCTCCCCCCTTCGCACGTCCGTGGTCGGCAGCTATCCGTTTCCGGGCTGGCTCGAACTGGCGTCGGCGCAGCTCGAGCGGTTTGGTCCGGACGACCTCGCAGAGCTGCAGGAGGATGCCGTGACCGCGGCGCTGCATGATCAGCGAGCGGCCGGACTCGACGTGGTGACGGACGGCGAGCAGACCCGCCTGGATTTCAACCTCTCGTTCTACGGCCATCTCCGCGGCATTGACCTCGAATCGGCGCCGCCGCGGCGGTGGGGTCCGCCCGCCCACGATCAGCGCGGACGCCACCGCGTGGTCGCTCCCCTGGAAGCGCCGCGGGGGCTGGGGGCTGTTGAGGAGTACCGAAGGCTCCGCCGTGTCGCCGCTGCGTGGGGCGACCCTCCCGGCGGCGGGCCGACTTTGAAGGCATCCGTACCCGGCCCATACACCCTGTCCGGACGCCTCCTGCCGAATCCGGACCTTGGCTACGCCGACCGCTGGGCGCTCGCCGAGGCGCTGCTGCCGATCGTGCGTCGTGAACTGGAGGGCCTCGTGGAGGAGGGCTGCCCGGAGATCAGCGTGGATGAACCCAGCATGAGCTGTTACGCGCACCGGGAGGATCCACGGCGCTTTGTGGACCTGTTCAACCGGACCGTCGAATCCGTTGCCGGACGCACGCGCGTCTGCACGCATCTGTGCTTCGGCAACTACAAGGCCCGCGCCGTGGGACCGCGGCAGCTGGCGCCCCTGTTTCCGGCATTTCTCGACTTCCAGTGCGACGAAATGCACGTCGAGATGGCGAGCCGGGAGTTCGCCGAACTGGAGGTCATCGGGGCCATTGCGGGGCGGTGCGACGTTGCGGTGGGGGTGGTGGACGTGAAGAGCTACTACGTGGAGGCGCCCGACGACATCGTCCGCCGGGTGAAGCGCTGTCTGGAGCTGGCTCCTGCCGACCGGCTGGTGTTCGCCCCCGACTGCGGGCTGAGCCAGACCGCCCGGTGGGCGGCACGCCGGAAACTGGTCCACCTGGTCGCCGGCGTCCGCGAGGTGCGCCGGGAACTGGGGATCCGGTGA
- a CDS encoding SIS domain-containing protein, which translates to MRLVATGNPRPDSRAPPRIRACSATGGAISTPSVTAEYLERCRGLLDRVAAQRPQIRQAADWFAGTILAGRMVHLFGSGHSRILVEEMWPRYGSFPGFNPIVELSLSFHNLVVGANGQRQAMFLENVSGLAERILRNFDLSPQDTALVVSSSGCSRVPVEMAEGFQRRGLRVVAIVSLAHSVASRSAREDGRKLQDFSDLVLDTGAPVGDAMVHVPGLETPVAPGSTVGGCLLVNSIKAEVAARLTAAGQPPRVLTAPAILGAERAAALFEAAYDEHARRLAKLYERVGL; encoded by the coding sequence ATGCGCCTTGTCGCCACAGGCAACCCGCGACCCGATTCCCGGGCACCGCCAAGAATCCGGGCTTGTTCCGCCACGGGCGGGGCGATTAGCACTCCGTCCGTGACCGCCGAGTACCTGGAACGTTGCCGCGGCCTGTTGGACCGGGTCGCCGCGCAGAGGCCGCAGATCCGTCAGGCGGCGGACTGGTTTGCCGGCACGATCCTTGCCGGCCGGATGGTCCACTTGTTTGGGTCCGGACACAGCCGCATCCTCGTGGAGGAGATGTGGCCCCGGTACGGCTCCTTCCCGGGGTTCAACCCGATCGTGGAGCTTTCGCTGAGTTTTCACAATCTGGTGGTCGGGGCGAACGGCCAGCGCCAGGCCATGTTTCTCGAAAACGTCTCCGGGCTCGCCGAACGGATCCTGCGTAATTTCGACCTGTCGCCGCAGGACACGGCGCTGGTGGTGTCGTCCAGCGGCTGCAGCCGCGTCCCGGTGGAGATGGCCGAGGGGTTTCAGCGGCGGGGCCTCCGGGTGGTGGCCATCGTCTCCCTCGCCCACAGCGTGGCCAGCCGGAGCGCCCGGGAGGATGGCCGGAAGCTTCAGGACTTCTCGGACCTGGTCCTCGACACCGGAGCGCCCGTCGGCGACGCCATGGTGCACGTGCCGGGACTGGAGACGCCGGTGGCGCCGGGCTCCACGGTGGGGGGCTGTCTGCTGGTGAATTCCATCAAGGCGGAAGTCGCCGCGCGGCTCACGGCCGCCGGTCAACCGCCGCGGGTGCTGACCGCGCCGGCGATCCTCGGCGCCGAACGCGCCGCTGCGCTGTTTGAGGCGGCTTACGACGAACACGCCCGCCGGCTGGCCAAACTCTACGAACGGGTGGGCCTGTGA